One genomic window of Scatophagus argus isolate fScaArg1 chromosome 16, fScaArg1.pri, whole genome shotgun sequence includes the following:
- the LOC124073755 gene encoding vesicle-fusing ATPase isoform X2 codes for MAARTMQAARCPTDELSLTNCAVVNEKDLQSGQHVTVKTTPNHKFVFTVKTHHTVAPGSIAFSLPQRKWAGLSIGQEVEVSNYNFDKSKQCIGAMTIEIDFLQKKSTDSSPYDSDKMAAEFIQQFNNQAFSVTQQLVFSFCDKLFGLMVKDIEAMDASILKGEPASGKKQKIDIGLMVGNSQVIFEKAESSSLTLVGKAKTKEARQTIINPDWNFEKMGIGGLDKEFSDIFRRAFASRVFPPDIVEQMGCKHVKGILLFGPPGCGKTLMARQIGKMLNAREPKIVNGPEILNKYVGESEANIRKLFAEAEEEQKRLGANSGLHIIIFDELDAICKQRGTGASSTGVHDTVVNQLLSKIDGVEQLNNILVIGMTNRPDLIDDALMRPGRFEVKMEIGLPDEKGRVQILTIHTNKMRSFNLLATDVNIKELAAETKNYSGAELEGLVRAAQSTAMNRHIKATSTVEVDMERAEKLQVTRDDFMGSLNNDIKPAFGTNQEDYSSYIMNGIIKWGDPVTHVLDDGELLVQQTKNSDRTPLVAVLLEGPPHSGKTALAAKIAEDSQFPFIKICSPDKMIGHSEISKCQAIKKVFDDAYKSQLSCVVVDDIERLLDYVPIGPRFSNLVLQALLVLLKKAPPKGRKLLIIGTTSRKDVLQEMEMLDAFSTTIHIPNISTGDQLVDALELLGSFTDKERASIAQQLKGKRVWIGIKKLLVLIEMSLQMDQDYRVTKFLSLLRDEGADRSFYE; via the exons ACCATGCAAGCGGCGCGATGCCCGACAGATGAGCTGTCGCTGACTAATTGTGCCGTGGTGAACGAGAAGGATCTGCAGTCAGGACA ACACGTGACTGTGAAGACCACACCCAACCACAagtttgtgtttacagtcaAGACCCACCACACTGTGGCACCTGGAAGCATCGCCTTCAGCCTCCcgcag AGGAAATGGGCCGGCCTCTCCATTGGTCAGGAGGTGGAAG TGTCCAACTACAACTTTGACAAGTCCAAGCAGTGCATTGGCGCCATGACAATCGAAATTGACTTCCTGCAAAAGAAGAGTACCGACTCCTCCCCCTACGACTCAGACAAGATGGCTGCGGAGTTTATCCAACAGTTCAACAACCAGGCCTTCTCTGTGACCCAGCAG CTTGTGTTTAGTTTCTGCGATAAGCTGTTTGGCCTGATGGTTAAGGACATCGAGGCCATGGATGCCAGCATCCTCAAAGGAGAACCAGCCTCAGGGAAGAAACAGAAG atCGACATTGGGCTCATGGTGGGCAACAGCCAGGTGATTTTTGAGAAGGCAGAGAGTTCATCCCTCACACTTGTTG GTAAGGCAAAGACCAAGGAGGCGAGACAGACAATCATTAACCCAGACTGGAACTTTGAGAAGATGGGAATTGGAGGTCTGGATAAGGAATTCTCCGACATTTTCCGCAGAGCATTTGCTTCCAGAGTTTTCCCTCCAGACATTGTGGAGCAGATGG GTTGTAAGCACGTGAAGGGCATCTTGCTGTTTGGACCTCCAGGCTGCGGTAAAACACTGATGGCCAGGCAGATCGGCAAGATGCTCAACGCCCGCGAGCCTAAGATCGTCAACGGCCCAGAGATCCTGAACAAGTACGTGGGAGAGTCCGAGGCCAACATTCGCAAACTCTTCGCCGAggcagaggaagaacagaagagG CTGGGAGCCAACAGCGGCCTCCATATCATCATCTTTGATGAGCTGGACGCCATCTGCAAGCAGAGAGGCACGGGCGCCAGCAGCACGGGCGTGCACGACACTGTGGTCAACCAGCTACTGTCTAAGATTGACGGTGTGGAGCAACTCAACAACATCCTGGTGATCG GTATGACCAACAGGCCTGACCTGATAGATGATGCCCTGATGAGGCCTGGCAGGTTTGAGGTCAAGATGGAAATTG GTCTGCCTGATGAGAAGGGGCGTGTCCAGATCCTGACCATCCACACAAATAAGATGCGGAGCTTCAACCTGCTCGCTACTGATGTCAACATCAAGGAACTGGCGGCTGAGACTAAGAACTACAGCGGTGCAGAGTTGGAGGGGCTGGTCAGGGCTGCTCAGTCCACTGCCATGAACCGACACATCAAG GCTACATCTACAGTGGAAGTGGACATGGAGAGGGCAGAGAAGCTCCAGGTCACCAGAGATGACTTCATGGGATCCCTCAACAATGACATCAAACCA GCATTTGGTACAAACCAGGAGGATTACTCCAGCTACATCATGAATGGCATCATCAAATGGGGTGACCCAGTCACTCACGTCCTGGATGATGGAGAGCTGCTGGTACAGCAGACCAAGAACAGTGATCGCACACCACTGGTGGCTGTGTTACTGGAGG GGCCACCTCACAGTGGGAAGACGGCCCTGGCAGCTAAGATTGCAGAGGACTCGCAGTTCCCCTTCATTAAGATCTGCTCTCCAGACAAGATGATTGGACACTCAGAGATCTCCAAGTGCCAGGCAATCAAAAAG GTCTTTGATGATGCTTATAAATCGCAGCTCAGCTGCGTGGTGGTGGATGACATTGAGCGTCTGTTGGACTATGTCCCCATTGGGCCTCGTTTCTCCAACCTGGTACTTCAGGctctgctggtgctgctgaagAAAGCCCCGCCAAAG GGTCGGAAGCTGCTCATCATTGGCACCACCAGCAGGAAGGATGTGCTACAGGAGATGGAGATGCTGGATGCCTTCAGCACCACCATCCACATTCCCAACATCTCTACTGGGGACCAGCTAGTCGATGCTTTAGAG CTGCTGGGGAGCTTCACAGATAAAGAGCGGGCCAGCATTGCTCAGCAGCTCAAAGGGAAGCGAGTCTGGATTGGCATTAAGAAACTCCTTGTGCTCATTGAGATGTCACTGCAG ATGGACCAGGATTACAGAGTGACCAAGTTCCTGTCTCTGCTCCGAGACGAGGGGGC TGATCGCAGCTTCTACGAGTAG
- the LOC124073755 gene encoding vesicle-fusing ATPase isoform X1, with protein sequence MAARTMQAARCPTDELSLTNCAVVNEKDLQSGQHVTVKTTPNHKFVFTVKTHHTVAPGSIAFSLPQRKWAGLSIGQEVEVSNYNFDKSKQCIGAMTIEIDFLQKKSTDSSPYDSDKMAAEFIQQFNNQAFSVTQQLVFSFCDKLFGLMVKDIEAMDASILKGEPASGKKQKIDIGLMVGNSQVIFEKAESSSLTLVGKAKTKEARQTIINPDWNFEKMGIGGLDKEFSDIFRRAFASRVFPPDIVEQMGCKHVKGILLFGPPGCGKTLMARQIGKMLNAREPKIVNGPEILNKYVGESEANIRKLFAEAEEEQKRLGANSGLHIIIFDELDAICKQRGTGASSTGVHDTVVNQLLSKIDGVEQLNNILVIGMTNRPDLIDDALMRPGRFEVKMEIGLPDEKGRVQILTIHTNKMRSFNLLATDVNIKELAAETKNYSGAELEGLVRAAQSTAMNRHIKATSTVEVDMERAEKLQVTRDDFMGSLNNDIKPAFGTNQEDYSSYIMNGIIKWGDPVTHVLDDGELLVQQTKNSDRTPLVAVLLEGPPHSGKTALAAKIAEDSQFPFIKICSPDKMIGHSEISKCQAIKKVFDDAYKSQLSCVVVDDIERLLDYVPIGPRFSNLVLQALLVLLKKAPPKGRKLLIIGTTSRKDVLQEMEMLDAFSTTIHIPNISTGDQLVDALELLGSFTDKERASIAQQLKGKRVWIGIKKLLVLIEMSLQMDQDYRVTKFLSLLRDEGALNEGDQIRI encoded by the exons ACCATGCAAGCGGCGCGATGCCCGACAGATGAGCTGTCGCTGACTAATTGTGCCGTGGTGAACGAGAAGGATCTGCAGTCAGGACA ACACGTGACTGTGAAGACCACACCCAACCACAagtttgtgtttacagtcaAGACCCACCACACTGTGGCACCTGGAAGCATCGCCTTCAGCCTCCcgcag AGGAAATGGGCCGGCCTCTCCATTGGTCAGGAGGTGGAAG TGTCCAACTACAACTTTGACAAGTCCAAGCAGTGCATTGGCGCCATGACAATCGAAATTGACTTCCTGCAAAAGAAGAGTACCGACTCCTCCCCCTACGACTCAGACAAGATGGCTGCGGAGTTTATCCAACAGTTCAACAACCAGGCCTTCTCTGTGACCCAGCAG CTTGTGTTTAGTTTCTGCGATAAGCTGTTTGGCCTGATGGTTAAGGACATCGAGGCCATGGATGCCAGCATCCTCAAAGGAGAACCAGCCTCAGGGAAGAAACAGAAG atCGACATTGGGCTCATGGTGGGCAACAGCCAGGTGATTTTTGAGAAGGCAGAGAGTTCATCCCTCACACTTGTTG GTAAGGCAAAGACCAAGGAGGCGAGACAGACAATCATTAACCCAGACTGGAACTTTGAGAAGATGGGAATTGGAGGTCTGGATAAGGAATTCTCCGACATTTTCCGCAGAGCATTTGCTTCCAGAGTTTTCCCTCCAGACATTGTGGAGCAGATGG GTTGTAAGCACGTGAAGGGCATCTTGCTGTTTGGACCTCCAGGCTGCGGTAAAACACTGATGGCCAGGCAGATCGGCAAGATGCTCAACGCCCGCGAGCCTAAGATCGTCAACGGCCCAGAGATCCTGAACAAGTACGTGGGAGAGTCCGAGGCCAACATTCGCAAACTCTTCGCCGAggcagaggaagaacagaagagG CTGGGAGCCAACAGCGGCCTCCATATCATCATCTTTGATGAGCTGGACGCCATCTGCAAGCAGAGAGGCACGGGCGCCAGCAGCACGGGCGTGCACGACACTGTGGTCAACCAGCTACTGTCTAAGATTGACGGTGTGGAGCAACTCAACAACATCCTGGTGATCG GTATGACCAACAGGCCTGACCTGATAGATGATGCCCTGATGAGGCCTGGCAGGTTTGAGGTCAAGATGGAAATTG GTCTGCCTGATGAGAAGGGGCGTGTCCAGATCCTGACCATCCACACAAATAAGATGCGGAGCTTCAACCTGCTCGCTACTGATGTCAACATCAAGGAACTGGCGGCTGAGACTAAGAACTACAGCGGTGCAGAGTTGGAGGGGCTGGTCAGGGCTGCTCAGTCCACTGCCATGAACCGACACATCAAG GCTACATCTACAGTGGAAGTGGACATGGAGAGGGCAGAGAAGCTCCAGGTCACCAGAGATGACTTCATGGGATCCCTCAACAATGACATCAAACCA GCATTTGGTACAAACCAGGAGGATTACTCCAGCTACATCATGAATGGCATCATCAAATGGGGTGACCCAGTCACTCACGTCCTGGATGATGGAGAGCTGCTGGTACAGCAGACCAAGAACAGTGATCGCACACCACTGGTGGCTGTGTTACTGGAGG GGCCACCTCACAGTGGGAAGACGGCCCTGGCAGCTAAGATTGCAGAGGACTCGCAGTTCCCCTTCATTAAGATCTGCTCTCCAGACAAGATGATTGGACACTCAGAGATCTCCAAGTGCCAGGCAATCAAAAAG GTCTTTGATGATGCTTATAAATCGCAGCTCAGCTGCGTGGTGGTGGATGACATTGAGCGTCTGTTGGACTATGTCCCCATTGGGCCTCGTTTCTCCAACCTGGTACTTCAGGctctgctggtgctgctgaagAAAGCCCCGCCAAAG GGTCGGAAGCTGCTCATCATTGGCACCACCAGCAGGAAGGATGTGCTACAGGAGATGGAGATGCTGGATGCCTTCAGCACCACCATCCACATTCCCAACATCTCTACTGGGGACCAGCTAGTCGATGCTTTAGAG CTGCTGGGGAGCTTCACAGATAAAGAGCGGGCCAGCATTGCTCAGCAGCTCAAAGGGAAGCGAGTCTGGATTGGCATTAAGAAACTCCTTGTGCTCATTGAGATGTCACTGCAG ATGGACCAGGATTACAGAGTGACCAAGTTCCTGTCTCTGCTCCGAGACGAGGGGGC GTTGAATGAAGGCGATCAAATCCGAATTTAA